The following is a genomic window from Candidatus Rokuibacteriota bacterium.
ATCCGGCGACCGGCAAGCCGGGCAAGTCTATCGCCGTCGACGACCCCTACAACATGTACTTCTCGCCCGACGGGCGCTCGGCCATCGTGGTCGCGGAGGCGCTCAAGCGGCTCGACTTCCGCGATCCCCATACCATGGCCCTGCAGAGCTCGCTTCCGGTGCCGCAGTGCGGTGGGATCAACCACGCGGATTTCTCCATCGACGGCCGCTTCGTCATCTTTACCTGCGAGTTCCAGGGCAGCCTGGCGAAGATCGACCTGGTCGGGCGCAAGGTCCTGGGCTATCTCAAGCTCTCGAGGGGCGGCATGCCGCAGGACATCCGCGTCTCTCCGGACGGGAAGACCTTCTACGTGGCCGACATGAAGGCGGACGGCGTCTTTGTGGTAGATGGCGAGAGCTTCAAGGAGATCGGCTTCATCCAAACCGGTATCGGCACGCATGGGCTGTACCCGAGCCGCGACGGCACGAAGCTCTACGTCACCAACCGCGGCTCGAACCATATCCGCGGCAAGCCGAACGGGAAGGGGAGCGTCTCCGTCGTCGATTTCGCCACCCGGGACATCGTGGCCACGTGGCCCATACACGGCGGGGGAAGCCCGGACATGGGCAATGTGAGCGCGGACGGAAAGGTCTTGTGGCTCTCAGGCCGGTACGACGACGTCGTCTATGCGATCGATACCACCTCAGGCGAGGTGCGGAAGATCGCCGTTGGCAAGGAGCCCCACGGCCTCACGGTCTGGCCCCAGCCCGGCCGCTACTCCCTCGGCCACACCGGCAACATGCGCTAGCTGGCGGCTGACGCCGGGTGGGGGCGGGGGCACCTCCCGCGGACCACGCTGACTCGCGGGCGCGTGGCGACGTCTCGATGGAGCCACGAGATTGAGGTCTCCGGCTTCGGCAGCGCGCAGAAGATACGGGTCCACGGGAGGTGCCCCCGCCCCCACCCGGCTCGCGCGAGGATTCGTCGGGGTCAGCCGACGATCTTCTTCTCCCGCAGCGCCTTGATGTCCGCGGCGGAGAGCCCCAGCTCGCGCAGGACGGCCTCGGTGTGCTCGCCGGCGTGCGGCGCCGCGGTGCGCACGGTGCCGGGCGTCGCCGACAGCTTGATGGGGATGCCGAACTCCTTGATGGTGCCGAGGGTCGGGTGCTTGACCTCGACCACCATCTCGCGGGCCTGCACCTGCGGGTCGGCGACCATCTCCTCGGGGTCGTAGACCTTGCCCACGCAGACGTCGGCCTTGACGAGGAGCTCGTACCACTCGTCGCGGTTCCTGGTGCGGATGATGGCCTCGATCTCGTCGCGCGCCTTGACCTCCTCCGCGTTGGCCGCGCGGACGAACTGGTCGTGCTTGCGCGCGAAGCGCACGAAGTCGGGGCGGCCGAGCGCCTTGCAGAAGTTCTCCCACAGCCAGGGCTCGGTGCAGCCGATGGTGAGGAGCTTGGCGTCCTTGGTCTCGTAGATCGCGTAGTAGGGATACGAGCCGCCGAGGAAGCCCTCGCCGCGCTTGGGCGCCAGGCCGTCGCTGAAGAAGAAGCGCATGTTGGGCGTGGCGGCCAGGAGCGCGACCGAGGTGTCGAGGTAGGAGACGTCCACGTGCTGGCCCTTGCCCGTGCGCTCGCGGGCGAAGAGCGCGTACATGACGCCGAGGGCGCCGTGCATGCTCGCGCCCGCGTAGTCGGCGACGAGGTTGAGCGGGATCGCGGGCTTGCGGTCGGGCTCGCCGATCAGCGCGAGGATGCCGGCCAGCGAGAGGTAGTTCATGTCGTGCGCCGGGTAGTCGCGGTAGGGGCCGTTCTGGCCGAAGCCCGAGAGGGAGCAGTAGACGATGCGCGGGTTGATTGCGCGGATCGCCTCGTAGTCGGCGCCGAGCCGCTTCATCACGCCGGGGCGGAATCCCTCGATGATCACGTCGGCCCCGGCCGCGAGCTTCTTGAAGAGCGCCTGCCCTTCGGGCGCCTTCATGTTGAGCGCCAGCGAGCGCTTGTTGCGGTTGACGTAGACGAAGGCCGAGCGCCGCTGCCAGTCGGGGTCCTCCTGCGTCTCGGACGGTGTCTCGATCTTGAGGACGTCGGCGCCCATGTCCGCGAACATCATGCCGGGCAGCTCGGCCGGCGGCACGCGGGCGAGCTCCAGAATCTTGATGCCGTCGAGGACTCCCATGTGTTCCTCCTTGGACGATGCCCCCTCACCCTACCCTCTCCCCCGGTGGGGGAGAGGGAAGATTCGGACCCCTCTCCCCTCAGGGGAGAGGGCAGGGGGAGGGGTGGTTCCCTGGACGCGTCGGGCGCCTTGACGGCGGACGCCCAGAACACGGGGTCGTGGCTCGGGAAAATTCGGCCGCCCATGAGCCGGGCGACGGTCTTGAGCCGCTTGATCGAGTGCATGGCCCGCGTCGGATCCCACACGACGCCGGGCGGGATCTCCTTGTCGATCGATTCCTGCCAGTAGCAGCAGTCGCCCGCGAGTATCACGGGGCCCGTCTGCGGCAGCTCGACCAGCAGCGACTGGTGCCCCGGCGTGTGGCCGTCGCTCCGAAGCACGGTCACGCCCGGGACGATCTCCGCGTCGCCGTCGAGGAGCCGCCAGCGGTAGCCGGGCAGGTCGAAGTTCTTCTTGTAGTAGAAGCCCGCGAAGAAGCCCGCGGGGTAGTTCGCGTACGAGTACTCGTCCTGCTGGACGGCCAGCTCCGAGTTCTGGAAGAGGAAGGCGCCGCCGGCGTGGTCGTAGTGCAGGTGCGAGAGCACCACCAGGTCCACGTCCTTGGGCTCGATCCCGATCGAATCGAGGCGGTGGACGAGGAGGTCGGCCTCCGTGAAGCCCGCCATGGGATCGGTGCGCAGGAGCCCCGGCACGGCGCGGGGGGAGACGCCCGTGTCGAAGAGGATCGTCGTGTCCCCCGTGCGGACGAAATAGCACGTGACGGGGATGCGCACCTTGTCGGCCGATCGCTCGCCGAAGAAGAGGCCGGTCTTCTCGAACCCCATGAAGCCGTTCTGGAGGGCGTAGAGCCCCTTGACGGCCATCTACGGGGCAACCTTTCGCGCTTTCTGGGCGCGCACGGGCTTGCGCGGGGGCGTGAGCTGCTGCGGGTCGTAGACCCAGATCTTGTGCGAGGCGGCGAGCCCCATCGTGACGGTCCGCCCGTCGAGCAGCACGGAGATGGTGCCGGCGTAGGGCGCCACCTCGGACACGGTCAGACGGCTGCCGGGCCGGACGCCGCTCTCCCACAGGAAGTTGAGCAGCTGGCGGTCGGCCTCGGCCTCCTCCGTGATGCGCTCCACCACGAGCGCCTGGCCCTTCGTGGCCTGCGAGAGCGGGATCGGGTTGTGCGCCTCGGGCTGGGGCATACCGGGTATCGGGTTGCCGTGCGGGCAGGTCGAGGGCATCCCGAGCATCACGGCCAGGCGCTCCTCGACGACGGGGGAGAGCGCGTGCTCGAGCCGGTGCGCCTCGTCGTGGGCGCGCGACCAGTCGAGCCCGAGGACGTCGGTCAGCCAGCGCTCGAGCAGGCGGTGGCGACGCGCCATCGTGCGCGCGATGTCGAGACCCTTGGTGGTGAGGCGGATCTCCTTCTTGCCCGCCACCTTGACGTAGCCCTCGCGCTGCATGCGCCGGAGCGCCTCGGTGATGGAGGGCGCCGAGAGGCGCATGTGCCGCGCGAGGCGCGCGCCGATCACCGGTTTGTCGCTGCCGGCCAGATCGTAGATGGCGCCCAGGTAGTCCTGGATGGCGTGGGTCGTTTCCACGCCTGGAGGATACCCCCGAGGCTCTCGCGCGAGCAAGTCCGTGCTATCCTTCCGCCAGCCCTTAGACGCACAGGGAGGCCACGATGGACTTCGCGCTCACCGAGCAGCAGGAGCTGATCCGCAAAGAGGTCGCCGCGCTGGCGCGGAACTTCTCGCTAAATTACTGGCTCGAGAAGGACAGGAAGCACGAGTACCCGGACGAGTTCGTCAAGGCTTTTGCGGACAACGGCTGGCTCGGGCTCATGATCCCCGAGGCCTACGGCGGGGCCGGGCTCGGCGTCACCGAGGCCGCCATCATGCTCCACGAGATCTGCGCGTCGGGCGCCGGCACCTCCGGCGCCTCGCCCATCCACTTCTACTGCTTTCCGCCCGAGCCGGTCGTGCGCTACGGCACGGAGGAGTTGAAGCGGCGCGAGCTGCCGAAGATCGTGACGGGCGAGACCATCATGTCCTTCGGCGTCACCGAGCCGAACTCGGGCACCGACACCTCCCGCATCCAGACGCGCGCCGAGAAGAAGGGCGATCGCTGGGTCGTCAACGGCCGCAAGGTCTGGACCACCAACGCCCAGCACGCCAACCGCATCCTGCTTCTCACGCGCACGAGCGACCGCGACCCCGCCAAGCCGCTGAAGGGCATGACGCTGTTCTTCACCGAGTTCAATCGCAAGGCGATCACGGTGCGCGAGATCGAGAAGCTCGGGCGGGCGGCCGTGGACTCCAACGAGATCTTCATCGACAACATGGAAGTGCCCGAGGCG
Proteins encoded in this region:
- a CDS encoding YncE family protein; this encodes MPPVVDRSNLYSETRPDKLSPAVANALPRVYVPNLKSNDVYVIDPATLKVVDRFRVGINPQHIVPSYDLKTLWVTNNAEGRTDGSLTPIDPATGKPGKSIAVDDPYNMYFSPDGRSAIVVAEALKRLDFRDPHTMALQSSLPVPQCGGINHADFSIDGRFVIFTCEFQGSLAKIDLVGRKVLGYLKLSRGGMPQDIRVSPDGKTFYVADMKADGVFVVDGESFKEIGFIQTGIGTHGLYPSRDGTKLYVTNRGSNHIRGKPNGKGSVSVVDFATRDIVATWPIHGGGSPDMGNVSADGKVLWLSGRYDDVVYAIDTTSGEVRKIAVGKEPHGLTVWPQPGRYSLGHTGNMR
- a CDS encoding CaiB/BaiF CoA-transferase family protein, translating into MGVLDGIKILELARVPPAELPGMMFADMGADVLKIETPSETQEDPDWQRRSAFVYVNRNKRSLALNMKAPEGQALFKKLAAGADVIIEGFRPGVMKRLGADYEAIRAINPRIVYCSLSGFGQNGPYRDYPAHDMNYLSLAGILALIGEPDRKPAIPLNLVADYAGASMHGALGVMYALFARERTGKGQHVDVSYLDTSVALLAATPNMRFFFSDGLAPKRGEGFLGGSYPYYAIYETKDAKLLTIGCTEPWLWENFCKALGRPDFVRFARKHDQFVRAANAEEVKARDEIEAIIRTRNRDEWYELLVKADVCVGKVYDPEEMVADPQVQAREMVVEVKHPTLGTIKEFGIPIKLSATPGTVRTAAPHAGEHTEAVLRELGLSAADIKALREKKIVG
- a CDS encoding N-acyl homoserine lactonase family protein, translated to MAVKGLYALQNGFMGFEKTGLFFGERSADKVRIPVTCYFVRTGDTTILFDTGVSPRAVPGLLRTDPMAGFTEADLLVHRLDSIGIEPKDVDLVVLSHLHYDHAGGAFLFQNSELAVQQDEYSYANYPAGFFAGFYYKKNFDLPGYRWRLLDGDAEIVPGVTVLRSDGHTPGHQSLLVELPQTGPVILAGDCCYWQESIDKEIPPGVVWDPTRAMHSIKRLKTVARLMGGRIFPSHDPVFWASAVKAPDASREPPLPLPSPLRGEGSESSLSPTGGEGRVRGHRPRRNTWESSTASRFWSSPACRRPSCPA
- a CDS encoding metal-dependent transcriptional regulator, which translates into the protein METTHAIQDYLGAIYDLAGSDKPVIGARLARHMRLSAPSITEALRRMQREGYVKVAGKKEIRLTTKGLDIARTMARRHRLLERWLTDVLGLDWSRAHDEAHRLEHALSPVVEERLAVMLGMPSTCPHGNPIPGMPQPEAHNPIPLSQATKGQALVVERITEEAEADRQLLNFLWESGVRPGSRLTVSEVAPYAGTISVLLDGRTVTMGLAASHKIWVYDPQQLTPPRKPVRAQKARKVAP
- a CDS encoding acyl-CoA dehydrogenase family protein — protein: MDFALTEQQELIRKEVAALARNFSLNYWLEKDRKHEYPDEFVKAFADNGWLGLMIPEAYGGAGLGVTEAAIMLHEICASGAGTSGASPIHFYCFPPEPVVRYGTEELKRRELPKIVTGETIMSFGVTEPNSGTDTSRIQTRAEKKGDRWVVNGRKVWTTNAQHANRILLLTRTSDRDPAKPLKGMTLFFTEFNRKAITVREIEKLGRAAVDSNEIFIDNMEVPEADVVGTVGDGFYHLIDSLNPERIVVGIEAVGIGRAALERAVQYAKERIVFDRPIGKNQAIAHPLALAMAQLDAAELMCLKAAWLFDSGRPCGREANAAKLLAAEAGFQACDAALQTFGGYGYAKEFYVERLWREIRLYKIAPISQQMALNYLSEHVLGLPRSY